One Burkholderia cepacia genomic window carries:
- a CDS encoding DUF3422 family protein, producing the protein MIDHPLRAALAAELHARPFLRLAEAVSLTHYAIYSDGEPAIHETLLHALCRDTGIAAPHEGATHYAVQSPSGWHLKWERHTEFSTFTFVAPRRDTGYFDDLAIEGIPAAWFARLAGIRFVAVRMELLTGDAARLVCGDLRRWIDGPMMVGGNVLGGGKVFCDWHVRDDGFMRFLVVDEDFREEQGGRLLQRLHEIETYRMMALLALPVARRMSRELDEIHAALHALMQRMDASGADGDDTALLVKLTHLAVRVESLSGSGARFSASRAYEKLVLARIHELREERIEGMPTIAEFMERRFAPAMETCRSVWARHEQIAARIARAVDLLRTRVNLAQEKDVTRLLAGMERTARNQLHLQHAVEGLSVAAISYYVLSLATAAFKALHVMNLPVDPELAEGLLIAPVVFAVIHVTRRTRAQLAHADAGRDGEPARPAKMKQVV; encoded by the coding sequence ATGATCGACCATCCGTTGCGCGCCGCACTGGCCGCGGAATTGCATGCCCGGCCGTTCCTGCGGCTCGCCGAAGCCGTGTCGCTCACGCATTACGCGATCTATTCGGATGGCGAACCGGCGATTCACGAAACGCTGCTGCACGCGCTGTGCCGCGATACCGGCATCGCCGCGCCGCACGAAGGCGCGACGCATTACGCGGTGCAGTCGCCGAGCGGCTGGCACCTGAAGTGGGAGCGCCATACCGAATTCTCGACCTTCACGTTCGTCGCGCCGCGTCGCGACACCGGTTATTTCGACGATCTCGCGATCGAGGGCATTCCGGCCGCGTGGTTCGCGCGGCTTGCCGGCATCCGCTTCGTCGCGGTGCGCATGGAGCTGCTGACGGGCGACGCCGCGCGGCTCGTGTGCGGCGACCTGCGCCGCTGGATCGACGGGCCGATGATGGTCGGCGGCAACGTGCTCGGCGGCGGCAAGGTGTTCTGCGACTGGCATGTGCGCGACGACGGCTTCATGCGTTTTCTCGTCGTCGACGAGGATTTCCGCGAAGAGCAGGGCGGCAGGCTGCTGCAGCGCCTGCATGAAATCGAGACGTACCGGATGATGGCCCTGCTGGCGCTGCCCGTCGCGCGCCGGATGAGCCGCGAACTCGACGAGATCCACGCGGCGCTGCACGCATTGATGCAGCGGATGGACGCGAGCGGCGCCGACGGCGACGACACCGCACTGCTCGTCAAGCTCACGCACCTGGCGGTACGGGTCGAGTCGCTGTCGGGATCGGGCGCGCGCTTCAGCGCGTCGCGGGCGTACGAAAAGCTCGTGCTGGCGCGCATCCACGAGTTGCGCGAGGAACGCATCGAAGGGATGCCGACGATCGCCGAATTCATGGAACGGCGCTTTGCGCCGGCGATGGAAACCTGTCGCAGCGTATGGGCGCGCCACGAACAGATCGCCGCGCGGATCGCGCGGGCGGTCGACCTGCTGCGCACGCGCGTGAATCTCGCGCAGGAAAAGGACGTGACGCGCCTGCTGGCGGGCATGGAGCGCACCGCGCGCAACCAGCTGCATCTGCAGCACGCGGTGGAGGGGCTGTCGGTGGCCGCCATTTCGTACTACGTGCTGTCGCTCGCGACGGCAGCGTTCAAGGCGCTGCACGTGATGAACCTGCCGGTCGATCCCGAACTGGCGGAAGGCCTGCTGATCGCGCCGGTCGTGTTCGCGGTGATTCACGTCACGCGGCGCACGCGCGCGCAGCTGGCGCATGCGGATGCCGGCCGCGACGGCGAGCCGGCGCGACCAGCGAAAATGAAGCAAGTGGTTTAG
- a CDS encoding GNAT family N-acetyltransferase, producing the protein MTAPSDVAIQLAAVGQPTARDLISRKLNEYNDAITGQPDNTALDVYVTDPKTGETLGGLVGRTSLGLFFIDLLYLPESLRKDGLGSKLLHAAEAEAKQRGCARAVLYTITFQAPAFYEKHGYRAFGEVPCQPAGAARVFMVKEL; encoded by the coding sequence ATGACCGCTCCATCAGACGTTGCAATCCAGTTGGCCGCTGTCGGACAGCCGACGGCCCGAGACCTGATCAGCCGCAAGCTCAACGAATACAACGACGCGATTACCGGCCAGCCCGACAACACGGCGCTCGACGTGTACGTGACCGACCCGAAGACGGGGGAGACCCTCGGCGGGCTGGTCGGCCGGACCTCGCTGGGGCTGTTCTTCATCGACCTGTTGTACCTGCCCGAATCCCTGCGCAAGGACGGCCTCGGCAGCAAGCTGCTGCATGCGGCGGAAGCCGAGGCGAAGCAGCGCGGCTGCGCGCGCGCGGTGCTCTACACGATCACGTTCCAGGCGCCCGCGTTCTACGAGAAGCACGGCTACCGCGCATTCGGCGAAGTGCCGTGCCAGCCGGCCGGGGCCGCGCGCGTGTTCATGGTCAAGGAACTCTGA
- a CDS encoding FG-GAP repeat protein — protein MKRPVPPRLSLRLAAASFACCTLPAAAHAAEPLLTFKVDRDVTARIEHADGKHFTVRFLPRGNTQTLDIGVTGEEGRYDFDTADYNFDGHQDLAVTAPSGMVNFSYRIYLYDAARRRFEPLRMPAGDRPHGQCGELTDVVPKPMERTLYSSCRSGPLWYTDAYRYDGDGRLYLHQASEAMPDDVSALLDDAPDVGPASMLTTYDARGRRIARRPDAYGGGTVAFKVRVARLPLHDAMTDAPTRRYVVAGDTLEMIDVSADNRWLKVQYRNPRAGVVSGWISVREATPG, from the coding sequence ATGAAGCGCCCCGTTCCGCCCCGACTGTCCCTGCGCCTCGCCGCGGCCAGCTTCGCCTGTTGCACGCTGCCCGCCGCCGCGCATGCCGCCGAGCCGCTGCTGACGTTCAAGGTCGACCGCGACGTGACCGCGCGCATCGAGCACGCCGACGGCAAGCATTTCACCGTCCGCTTCCTGCCGCGCGGCAACACGCAGACGCTGGACATCGGCGTCACCGGCGAAGAAGGACGCTACGATTTCGACACTGCCGACTACAACTTCGACGGCCATCAGGACCTTGCGGTCACCGCGCCGAGCGGCATGGTCAACTTCAGCTACCGGATCTACCTGTACGACGCGGCCCGCCGGCGTTTCGAGCCGCTGCGCATGCCGGCCGGCGACCGGCCGCACGGCCAGTGCGGCGAACTGACCGACGTCGTCCCGAAGCCGATGGAGCGTACGCTGTACAGCTCCTGTCGCAGCGGTCCGCTCTGGTACACCGACGCCTATCGCTACGACGGCGACGGCCGGCTGTATCTCCATCAGGCCAGCGAGGCGATGCCGGACGACGTGAGCGCGCTGCTCGACGATGCGCCCGACGTGGGGCCCGCGTCGATGCTCACGACCTACGACGCGCGCGGCCGCCGGATCGCGCGCCGCCCCGACGCCTATGGCGGCGGCACCGTCGCGTTCAAGGTGCGGGTGGCGCGGCTGCCGCTGCACGATGCGATGACCGATGCGCCCACGCGCCGCTATGTCGTCGCGGGCGACACGCTGGAAATGATCGATGTCAGCGCCGACAATCGCTGGCTGAAGGTGCAGTACCGCAATCCGCGTGCGGGCGTCGTGTCGGGCTGGATCAGCGTGCGGGAAGCGACGCCCGGCTGA
- a CDS encoding AraC family transcriptional regulator: MRNTLLDPYENIPRSVVVTVNDYPAGLTFPPHAHRRGQFAFASRGAISIATPQGRWLVPPQRACWVPAGVEHEMTMSGPVTMLNTFVSGDAAHAAGLPDHCCVYGVSPLLRQLIDDAIDLPALYDVDGRAGKLMALLVAEIATMPRLSLHAPLPDDPRLASVCRQLFEAPSIAIDLDTVAADAGMSRRTFTRRFRAQTGVSFAAWRQQVCLLAAVSRLSDGQPVTRVALDLGYASASAFTSAFRRILGDTPSRYLEGRPSGEHETKPSPPPAHAAPTRDSRPARTSRSNR, encoded by the coding sequence ATGCGAAATACCCTGCTCGACCCTTACGAGAACATCCCGCGCAGCGTGGTGGTGACCGTGAACGACTATCCGGCCGGCCTGACGTTTCCGCCGCACGCGCATCGACGCGGGCAGTTCGCGTTTGCTTCGCGCGGCGCAATCAGCATCGCCACCCCGCAGGGCCGCTGGCTCGTGCCGCCGCAGCGGGCGTGCTGGGTCCCGGCCGGCGTCGAGCATGAAATGACGATGAGCGGCCCGGTCACGATGCTCAATACCTTCGTGTCGGGCGACGCGGCGCATGCGGCGGGGCTGCCCGACCATTGCTGCGTGTACGGCGTGTCGCCGTTGCTGCGGCAACTGATCGACGATGCGATCGACCTGCCGGCTCTGTACGACGTCGACGGACGCGCGGGCAAGCTGATGGCGCTGCTGGTCGCGGAAATCGCGACGATGCCGCGCCTGTCGCTGCATGCGCCGTTGCCGGACGATCCGCGGCTGGCAAGCGTGTGCCGGCAACTGTTCGAAGCGCCGTCGATCGCGATCGATCTCGACACCGTGGCGGCCGACGCCGGGATGAGCAGGCGCACCTTCACGCGGCGCTTCCGCGCGCAGACCGGCGTGAGCTTCGCCGCATGGCGGCAGCAGGTCTGCCTGCTCGCGGCGGTCTCGCGCCTGAGCGACGGGCAGCCGGTCACGCGCGTTGCGCTCGATCTCGGGTACGCGAGCGCCAGCGCGTTCACGTCGGCGTTTCGCCGCATCCTGGGCGATACGCCGAGCCGTTATCTGGAAGGTCGTCCATCGGGCGAGCACGAAACGAAACCTAGTCCGCCGCCAGCACATGCTGCACCGACGCGCGACTCCCGACCCGCTCGTACTTCTCGGAGCAACAGATGA
- a CDS encoding alpha/beta fold hydrolase has protein sequence MPKPFHRVGHGPHAVLVLHGWFGDARSFEPIEAWLSQDKFSYVFVDYRGYGERRDTRGAYTIDEIAADALALADALGFRTFSLVGHSMGGMAIEKIAACAPERVRALVPVAPVPCGGIAFDAARRALFEGAAGHPGNRRAIIDRSTGGRLPSSWVEWKAAYSASHSSPEAFAAYFHAWADTDFSDEIAGRHPVKVLVGEHDPTFNAALMARTYLRRYPLATVDVLANAGHYPMNETPLALVAAIESFLLAVDGAPDVSTCPLDSRRFPTKFNR, from the coding sequence ATGCCCAAACCCTTTCATCGCGTGGGACATGGCCCGCACGCTGTTCTCGTGCTGCACGGCTGGTTCGGTGACGCGCGCTCGTTCGAGCCGATCGAAGCATGGCTCTCACAGGACAAGTTCTCCTACGTATTCGTCGATTATCGAGGCTACGGCGAAAGGCGCGACACGCGCGGCGCCTACACGATCGACGAGATCGCCGCCGACGCGCTTGCGCTCGCGGATGCGCTCGGCTTTCGCACGTTCAGCCTCGTCGGTCATTCGATGGGCGGCATGGCGATCGAGAAGATCGCCGCATGCGCGCCCGAGCGCGTGCGTGCGCTGGTGCCGGTCGCGCCTGTTCCGTGCGGCGGCATCGCGTTCGATGCCGCAAGGCGCGCGCTGTTCGAAGGCGCCGCCGGGCATCCGGGCAACCGGCGGGCCATCATCGATCGCAGCACCGGCGGCCGGCTGCCGTCGTCGTGGGTCGAATGGAAAGCGGCGTATTCGGCATCGCATTCGTCGCCGGAAGCGTTCGCCGCCTACTTTCACGCATGGGCCGATACGGACTTCAGCGACGAGATCGCCGGGCGGCACCCGGTGAAGGTGCTGGTAGGCGAGCATGATCCGACGTTCAACGCGGCGCTGATGGCCAGGACCTATCTGCGGCGGTATCCTCTTGCCACGGTCGACGTACTGGCGAACGCCGGCCACTATCCGATGAACGAAACCCCGCTCGCGCTGGTGGCGGCGATCGAGTCGTTTCTACTCGCGGTGGACGGGGCCCCGGACGTTTCGACATGCCCGCTTGACTCGCGCCGGTTCCCGACCAAATTCAATCGATAA
- a CDS encoding DUF1801 domain-containing protein gives MTKSESQHENVQSPSQLIDARIEELGDWRGEMLGRLRALVKEADPDVVEEWKWRGVPVWSDAGILCTGETYKSVVKMTFAKGAALPDPAGLFNASLEGNTRRAIDFHEGETINERALKTLVRDAVALNRSKARR, from the coding sequence ATGACGAAAAGCGAGTCGCAGCACGAGAACGTCCAGTCGCCTTCGCAACTGATCGACGCGAGAATCGAGGAACTGGGCGACTGGCGCGGCGAAATGCTCGGCCGGCTCCGGGCGCTCGTCAAGGAGGCCGATCCCGACGTCGTCGAGGAGTGGAAGTGGCGCGGGGTGCCGGTGTGGTCGGATGCGGGCATCCTCTGCACCGGCGAGACCTACAAGAGCGTCGTGAAGATGACCTTCGCGAAAGGGGCGGCGCTGCCGGACCCCGCCGGCCTGTTCAATGCCAGTCTCGAAGGGAACACGCGGCGCGCGATCGATTTCCACGAAGGCGAAACGATCAACGAACGCGCGTTGAAGACGCTCGTGCGCGATGCGGTGGCGCTGAACCGGTCGAAGGCCAGGCGCTGA
- a CDS encoding MipA/OmpV family protein: protein MKLPAFLTAKRAALLAAGLSLTVCALDASAADAASAATAADAAVQPAGKWKIAFGPGLFVSPRYPGSRDLRAFPYPALDISYDDRIFSQGPDVLGVNVLRGDDYHVGAALTLDFVSRHESDDPRLHGLGNVNAGPKLKLFADYTVWMFTGSVAMYQDIAGHHQGKTVLTDLYASLPAGGWLFSAGPGFTWADAVHTRTFFGVSNQQSAASGLPAYNTGAGIRDVHLNGYVSYDFSKHWVGSVAVTLGRLQHHAASSPITERRTELNTLASVNYRF, encoded by the coding sequence ATGAAGCTTCCTGCGTTCCTCACCGCAAAGCGGGCCGCGCTGCTGGCGGCGGGATTGTCGCTGACCGTCTGCGCGCTCGACGCATCGGCCGCCGACGCCGCATCCGCCGCAACCGCTGCCGACGCGGCCGTCCAGCCCGCCGGCAAATGGAAGATCGCGTTCGGGCCGGGCCTGTTCGTCTCGCCGCGATACCCGGGCTCGCGGGACCTGCGCGCGTTCCCCTATCCCGCGCTCGACATTTCCTACGACGACCGCATCTTCTCGCAAGGCCCCGACGTGCTGGGCGTGAACGTGCTGCGCGGCGACGACTATCACGTCGGCGCAGCCCTCACGCTCGATTTCGTGTCGCGCCACGAGAGCGACGATCCGCGCCTGCACGGGCTCGGCAACGTGAACGCCGGCCCGAAGCTGAAGCTCTTCGCCGATTACACGGTCTGGATGTTCACGGGCTCCGTCGCGATGTATCAGGACATCGCCGGACACCATCAGGGCAAGACCGTGCTCACCGATCTCTACGCGTCGCTGCCCGCAGGCGGCTGGCTGTTCTCCGCCGGGCCCGGCTTCACGTGGGCGGACGCCGTCCATACGCGCACGTTCTTCGGCGTGTCGAACCAGCAGAGCGCCGCGTCGGGGCTGCCCGCCTACAACACCGGCGCGGGCATCCGCGACGTGCATCTGAACGGCTACGTCAGCTACGACTTCTCGAAGCACTGGGTCGGCTCGGTCGCGGTGACGCTCGGGCGCTTGCAGCACCATGCCGCGTCGAGCCCGATCACCGAGCGCAGGACCGAGCTCAATACGCTCGCGTCGGTCAACTACCGCTTCTGA
- a CDS encoding alpha/beta hydrolase yields the protein MSISARTVFNEGDGHAVLMLHGLSSSPLEFRYLARFLNDEGFTTCAPVLDGYSAGTPEQAMEQWLDAATREYDALAARYERVSICGLSIGATLALALAHRRPQAQAVALLSLTLAYDGWAIPWYRFLLNWAYYSPMRHRYRYRESAPYGLRNEALRAKIARAMSRDDFSEIGPSTISLPALHEASRLAACVRPKVRAIRNDCLIIHAIDDETSSPRNARFIASSIGAGFLRTIWLDDSYHMITSDNEREIVARETALFLRESEMASRTGDAGAKPVVSKALARRLRQLATLGNGRTS from the coding sequence ATGTCAATCTCCGCCAGAACGGTGTTCAACGAAGGCGACGGCCACGCCGTGCTGATGCTGCACGGGCTGTCCAGCTCGCCGCTGGAATTCCGCTATCTCGCGCGCTTCCTGAACGACGAGGGCTTCACGACGTGCGCGCCGGTGCTGGACGGCTACAGCGCCGGCACGCCGGAACAGGCGATGGAGCAATGGCTCGACGCCGCGACGCGCGAATACGACGCGCTCGCCGCACGCTACGAACGCGTGTCGATCTGCGGGCTGTCGATCGGCGCGACGCTTGCGCTCGCGCTCGCGCATCGCCGTCCACAGGCGCAGGCCGTTGCGCTGCTGTCGCTCACCCTCGCGTACGACGGCTGGGCGATTCCGTGGTATCGCTTCCTGCTGAACTGGGCGTATTACTCGCCGATGCGCCACCGCTACCGGTATCGCGAATCGGCGCCCTACGGCCTGCGCAACGAGGCGCTGCGCGCGAAGATCGCGCGCGCGATGAGCCGCGACGACTTCAGCGAAATCGGTCCGTCGACGATCTCGCTCCCCGCCCTGCACGAGGCCAGCCGGCTCGCGGCTTGCGTGCGCCCGAAGGTGCGCGCGATCCGCAACGACTGCCTGATCATCCATGCCATCGACGATGAAACGTCGAGCCCGCGCAATGCGCGCTTCATCGCTTCGTCGATCGGGGCCGGCTTCCTGCGAACCATCTGGCTCGACGACTCGTATCACATGATCACTTCCGACAACGAACGCGAAATCGTCGCGCGGGAAACCGCGCTGTTCCTGCGCGAAAGCGAAATGGCAAGCCGCACGGGCGACGCCGGCGCCAAGCCGGTCGTCTCGAAGGCGCTGGCGCGCCGCCTGCGGCAGCTGGCGACACTGGGCAACGGGCGGACGTCGTGA
- a CDS encoding DUF4118 domain-containing protein: MQIQNARRWAPRGPRRWVAALAALGLASGARLLLHPLLGPVMPGTAFSIAAVLIEYYFGLAPALTVMLAGLCIADYLFVPPYGVFDVIDRSDILFVVSYPLVALVLITLIERLRRAQFRAELIASVAQSRYEMLLRHDNERLLARRAIDETHRLLHHLSQYHRTFVLMQALEHNPAWSGGTSGPASGAHAALPPPAEIAPGPRFDDVDPDDLRRLSKTLSAGRHRVRLRRSGTPATRAAGDAAGDGARRFADCVCERFTTHAGDFLVLRIDD, encoded by the coding sequence ATGCAGATCCAGAACGCCCGCCGCTGGGCGCCACGCGGGCCACGGCGATGGGTTGCCGCACTCGCCGCGCTGGGCCTGGCGAGCGGTGCGCGCCTCCTGTTGCACCCGCTGCTCGGTCCCGTCATGCCGGGCACCGCTTTCAGCATCGCCGCCGTGCTGATCGAGTACTACTTCGGCCTCGCGCCCGCGCTGACCGTGATGCTGGCCGGCCTGTGCATCGCCGACTACCTGTTCGTGCCGCCTTATGGCGTGTTCGACGTCATCGATCGCTCCGACATCCTGTTCGTCGTCTCGTACCCGCTGGTCGCGCTCGTGCTGATTACGCTGATCGAGCGCCTGAGGCGCGCGCAATTCCGCGCGGAACTGATCGCGTCCGTCGCGCAGTCGCGCTACGAGATGCTGCTGCGCCACGACAACGAGCGCTTGCTCGCGCGCCGCGCGATCGATGAAACGCACCGGCTGCTGCATCACCTGTCGCAGTACCACCGGACCTTCGTGCTGATGCAGGCGCTCGAACACAACCCCGCATGGAGCGGCGGCACGAGCGGCCCGGCGAGCGGCGCCCATGCCGCGCTGCCACCGCCGGCGGAAATCGCGCCCGGCCCCCGCTTCGACGACGTCGACCCGGACGATCTCCGCCGCCTGTCGAAGACCCTCTCGGCCGGCCGGCACCGCGTGCGGCTGCGCCGGTCCGGCACGCCCGCCACGCGCGCGGCGGGCGACGCGGCGGGCGACGGCGCCAGGCGCTTCGCCGACTGCGTCTGCGAACGCTTCACGACGCACGCGGGCGATTTCCTCGTGCTGCGCATCGACGACTGA
- a CDS encoding ExeM/NucH family extracellular endonuclease translates to MRAPIPVSALLLLLPALAAAPALAATAAPVSANCGGSTTPIADIQGPGAPSPLAGQNVSIEAVVTADFGGADGFGGFFVQQADAQRRNQPGVSEGLFVYAPKVRAKAGDLVHVTGKVEEKYGQTQLTQSGAIAVCANGQTVTPATLTLPVDSPNAFAAYEGMRVRLPQTLNVTDNYELGRYGSVLLSNGRLRTPTSVVPPAQAQAQIDANARNRLVLDDGSNKQNPATVPYPAPGLSAANTLRAGYTVRDVEGVLEVRYGAWRVQPLPGAAVPAFDARTNPRTNAPARDPKSNLRVASFNVLNYFNGNGLGGGFDDPNNRGAKTFQEFQRQEAKIVSALKAIDADVIGLMEIQNNGYGELSAVRQLAAKLGNHWRVVDPGVSRLGGDAIAVAMIYDSRKVEPVGRAATLAIDDKNRQPLAQSFRLVGGNKQSLTVAVNHLKSKNCPDATNDDLDQGDGQGCWNPTRTRAAAKVADWLAGNPTGVAGQGVLLIGDFNSYTYEDPIRTLESRGYRNLVARWIGANAYSYVYNGEAGYLDHALATLPLASHVKAVHEWHINADEPLALQYTLAYKSAEQQRTWYAPDAYRSSDHDPVLIDIALPGGR, encoded by the coding sequence ATGCGTGCTCCGATTCCCGTGTCTGCCCTCCTGTTGCTCCTGCCCGCCCTTGCCGCCGCGCCGGCGCTCGCGGCCACCGCCGCGCCCGTCAGCGCGAACTGCGGCGGCAGCACGACGCCGATCGCCGATATCCAGGGGCCGGGCGCGCCGTCGCCGCTCGCCGGCCAGAACGTGTCGATCGAAGCGGTCGTCACTGCCGATTTCGGCGGCGCGGACGGCTTCGGCGGCTTCTTCGTCCAGCAGGCCGATGCGCAGCGCCGCAACCAGCCTGGCGTGTCCGAGGGCCTGTTCGTCTATGCGCCGAAAGTGCGGGCGAAGGCGGGCGATCTCGTGCACGTGACGGGCAAGGTCGAGGAGAAGTACGGGCAGACGCAGCTCACGCAGTCGGGCGCGATCGCGGTGTGCGCGAACGGCCAGACCGTCACGCCCGCGACGCTCACGCTGCCGGTCGACAGCCCGAACGCGTTCGCCGCATACGAAGGGATGCGGGTGCGCCTGCCGCAGACGCTGAACGTCACCGACAACTACGAACTCGGCCGCTACGGCAGCGTGCTGCTCAGCAACGGCCGCCTGCGCACGCCGACGAGCGTCGTGCCGCCCGCGCAGGCACAGGCGCAGATCGATGCGAACGCACGCAACCGTCTCGTCCTCGACGACGGCTCGAACAAGCAGAACCCCGCGACCGTGCCGTATCCGGCGCCGGGCCTGTCGGCCGCGAACACGCTGCGTGCGGGTTACACGGTGCGCGACGTCGAAGGCGTGCTCGAAGTGCGTTACGGTGCATGGCGCGTGCAGCCGCTGCCCGGCGCGGCCGTGCCGGCATTCGACGCGCGCACGAACCCGCGCACCAACGCACCCGCGCGCGATCCGAAATCGAACCTGCGCGTCGCGTCGTTCAACGTCCTCAACTACTTCAACGGCAACGGGCTCGGAGGCGGCTTCGACGATCCGAACAACCGCGGCGCGAAAACCTTCCAGGAATTCCAGCGCCAGGAGGCGAAGATCGTCAGCGCGCTGAAGGCGATCGACGCCGACGTGATCGGCCTGATGGAAATCCAGAACAACGGCTACGGCGAACTGAGCGCGGTGCGCCAGCTCGCGGCGAAGCTCGGCAACCACTGGCGCGTGGTCGATCCGGGCGTGTCGCGCCTCGGCGGCGACGCGATCGCGGTCGCGATGATCTACGACAGCCGCAAGGTCGAACCGGTCGGCCGCGCGGCCACGCTCGCGATCGACGACAAGAACCGCCAGCCGCTCGCGCAGTCGTTCCGGCTGGTCGGCGGCAACAAGCAGTCGCTGACGGTCGCGGTCAACCACCTGAAGTCGAAGAACTGCCCGGACGCCACGAACGACGATCTCGACCAGGGTGACGGCCAGGGCTGCTGGAACCCGACGCGCACGCGCGCGGCGGCGAAGGTGGCCGACTGGCTCGCCGGCAATCCGACGGGCGTCGCGGGCCAGGGCGTGCTGCTGATCGGCGACTTCAACAGCTACACGTACGAAGACCCGATCCGCACGCTCGAATCGCGCGGCTACCGCAACCTCGTCGCGCGCTGGATCGGCGCGAACGCGTACAGCTACGTGTACAACGGCGAAGCCGGCTATCTCGATCACGCGCTCGCGACGCTGCCGCTCGCGTCGCATGTGAAGGCCGTGCACGAATGGCACATCAACGCGGACGAGCCGCTCGCGCTGCAGTACACGCTCGCCTACAAGAGCGCCGAGCAGCAACGGACCTGGTACGCGCCGGATGCGTATCGTTCGTCGGATCACGACCCGGTGCTGATCGATATCGCGCTGCCGGGCGGCCGCTGA
- a CDS encoding heavy metal sensor histidine kinase, protein MTDGPAPYSLLRRLTLAFAVVAALVFALTGAYLYRSLSAELTRRDDIEISGKLNQFLQLAHASGSTEAVRTNPAIVHEVLLSHPGVYLGIYDSRNTLLVEHTDKPDVKLDALVTGRHPGRRPFSCSPDGIGPSRCIVAEATLPSGDAIQVALARTAADRQSLLESYRVDIWLAVAVGAILVGALGYAVARRGLRPVKSLGRQTSRIEAHNLNARLDARGGPVELRELAVSVNRMLDRLERAFVRLSQFSSDLAHDMRTPLANVISSSQVTLSRARTTEEYEALIDSNIEECERLQRMIENMLFLARTDNAQQHLKLSDLDAANELGRLASYFQGIADEKDISIVVEGDARVAADPSLFRRAVSNLASNALEHALAGSTIELAALSSAGFSVVKVTNRGRPIAPEHIDRIFERFYRIDSSRHGSSRNAGLGLAIVKSIMELHRGKVEAVSDDAGTTFILRFPVPATA, encoded by the coding sequence GTGACCGACGGCCCCGCACCGTACTCGCTGCTCCGGCGCCTGACGCTGGCGTTCGCCGTCGTCGCCGCGCTCGTGTTCGCGCTGACCGGCGCGTACCTGTATCGCTCGCTGTCCGCCGAGCTGACGCGGCGCGACGACATCGAGATCTCCGGCAAGCTCAACCAGTTCCTGCAGCTTGCGCATGCGAGCGGCTCGACCGAGGCCGTCCGCACGAACCCGGCCATCGTTCACGAAGTGCTGCTGTCGCATCCGGGCGTCTATCTCGGCATCTACGACAGCCGCAACACGCTGCTGGTCGAGCACACCGACAAGCCGGACGTGAAGCTCGACGCGCTCGTCACCGGCCGGCATCCGGGCCGCCGGCCGTTTAGCTGCTCGCCCGACGGCATCGGGCCGTCCCGCTGCATCGTCGCCGAAGCGACGCTGCCGTCCGGCGATGCGATCCAGGTCGCGCTGGCACGCACGGCGGCCGATCGCCAGTCGCTGCTCGAAAGCTATCGCGTCGACATCTGGCTCGCGGTTGCCGTCGGCGCGATCCTCGTCGGCGCGCTCGGCTATGCGGTTGCGCGCCGCGGGCTGCGCCCGGTCAAGAGCCTCGGCCGGCAGACGTCACGCATCGAGGCGCACAACCTGAACGCGCGGCTCGACGCGCGCGGCGGCCCGGTCGAGCTGCGTGAACTCGCCGTCTCCGTGAATCGCATGCTCGACCGCCTCGAACGCGCGTTCGTGCGGCTCTCCCAGTTCTCGTCCGATCTCGCGCACGACATGCGCACGCCGCTCGCCAACGTGATCAGTTCGTCGCAGGTCACGCTGTCGCGCGCGCGCACGACCGAGGAATACGAAGCGCTGATCGATTCGAACATCGAGGAATGCGAACGGCTGCAGCGGATGATCGAGAACATGCTGTTTCTCGCGCGCACCGACAACGCGCAACAGCACCTTAAGCTGTCGGACCTCGACGCGGCGAACGAGCTGGGCCGGCTGGCGTCGTACTTCCAGGGCATCGCCGACGAAAAGGACATCAGCATCGTGGTCGAAGGCGACGCGCGGGTGGCGGCAGATCCCTCGTTGTTTCGCCGCGCCGTCAGCAATCTCGCGTCGAACGCGCTCGAACATGCGCTGGCCGGCTCGACGATCGAACTGGCCGCGCTATCGTCCGCGGGGTTTTCCGTCGTCAAGGTGACGAATCGCGGACGCCCGATCGCGCCGGAGCACATCGACCGCATCTTCGAGCGCTTCTACCGCATCGATTCGTCGCGGCACGGATCGTCCAGAAATGCGGGCCTCGGGCTCGCGATCGTGAAATCGATCATGGAGCTGCATCGCGGCAAGGTCGAGGCGGTGAGCGACGACGCCGGCACGACCTTCATCCTGCGCTTTCCCGTTCCGGCCACGGCCTGA